From a region of the Mycobacterium intracellulare ATCC 13950 genome:
- a CDS encoding PPOX class F420-dependent oxidoreductase: MGGSVTETMGKLMFRGMDMMRHRSAFDVGAATPQGKDFTGFDKTRQILLVTFKRSGEAMPSPINHGVADGKIYVRTDASTGKVKRINNNPRVVVVPSSLRGKPKGQAVAGKARILPESEHAHAYKVIAANWSLPMKLFERGLDKGSAALSIPTTYIEIEPAQEG, translated from the coding sequence GACATGATGCGCCACCGCAGCGCCTTCGACGTCGGCGCTGCGACCCCGCAAGGTAAGGACTTCACCGGTTTCGACAAAACGCGGCAAATCTTGTTGGTGACGTTCAAGCGTTCCGGCGAGGCGATGCCGAGCCCGATCAACCACGGTGTCGCCGACGGAAAGATCTACGTGCGAACGGATGCGTCCACCGGAAAGGTGAAGCGGATCAACAACAATCCGCGTGTCGTTGTGGTGCCCAGCAGTCTTCGCGGCAAGCCAAAAGGGCAAGCGGTCGCCGGAAAGGCCAGGATCTTGCCCGAGTCCGAACACGCCCACGCGTACAAGGTGATTGCGGCGAACTGGAGCCTGCCGATGAAGTTATTCGAGCGCGGTCTGGACAAGGGCAGCGCGGCGCTCAGTATTCCGACCACCTATATCGAGATCGAGCCCGCCCAGGAGGGCTGA
- a CDS encoding succinate dehydrogenase iron-sulfur subunit, with the protein MTDVAEPQAESLEPPLPPVPDEAVMVTVKIARFNPDQPDAYAETGGWQSFRVPCLPSDRMLNLLIYIKSYLDGTLTFRRSCAHGVCGSDAMRINGVNRLACKVLMRDLLPKKAGKSLTITVEPIRGLPVEKDLVVDMEPFFDAYRAVKPYLITTGNPPTRERIQSPTDRARYDDTTKCILCAACTTSCPIFWHEGSYYGPAAIVNAHRFIFDSRDEAAAERLDILNEVDGVWRCRTTFNCTEACPRGIQITKAIQEVKRAIMFSR; encoded by the coding sequence ATGACGGACGTTGCAGAGCCGCAGGCCGAAAGTCTGGAACCGCCCCTTCCGCCGGTTCCCGACGAGGCGGTGATGGTGACCGTCAAGATCGCCCGGTTCAACCCCGACCAGCCCGATGCCTACGCGGAAACCGGTGGCTGGCAAAGCTTTCGGGTGCCCTGCCTGCCCAGCGACAGGATGCTCAACCTGCTGATCTACATCAAGAGCTACCTGGACGGGACGCTGACCTTCCGGCGCTCCTGCGCGCACGGGGTGTGCGGGTCGGATGCCATGCGGATCAACGGTGTCAACCGGTTGGCCTGCAAGGTGCTGATGCGCGACCTGCTCCCCAAGAAGGCGGGCAAATCGCTGACCATCACGGTCGAGCCGATCCGCGGGCTGCCGGTCGAGAAGGACCTCGTGGTCGACATGGAGCCGTTCTTCGACGCCTACCGCGCGGTCAAACCGTACCTGATCACCACCGGCAACCCGCCGACGCGCGAACGCATTCAGAGCCCGACCGACCGCGCCCGCTACGACGACACCACCAAGTGCATCCTGTGCGCGGCGTGCACCACCAGCTGCCCGATCTTCTGGCACGAGGGCAGCTACTACGGCCCGGCCGCGATCGTCAACGCCCACCGGTTCATCTTCGACAGCCGCGACGAGGCGGCCGCCGAGCGCCTGGACATCCTCAACGAGGTCGACGGCGTGTGGCGGTGCCGCACCACGTTCAACTGCACCGAGGCCTGCCCGCGCGGTATCCAGATCACCAAGGCGATCCAGGAGGTCAAGCGCGCGATCATGTTCTCGCGCTGA